In one window of Canis aureus isolate CA01 chromosome 25, VMU_Caureus_v.1.0, whole genome shotgun sequence DNA:
- the REP15 gene encoding rab15 effector protein, producing MGQKSSQQLPLKDSKEVSGVCEVVTEAIVHAAQKLKEYLGFEDPLSNLWPASNTLNEIFLIHFITYCQEKGVDEWLTTTKMTKHQAVLFGADWIWTFWGSDKQIRLQLAVQTLQMSSLPAVESKPYNFSNLESKAEESSRKRSRFDKLEEFCNLIGEDCLGLFIIFGVPGKPKDIRGVVLDSVKSETVTGHLPGGKAVAQFVLDTEDCVSIRELIGNCLSKEDGLREMGKVYISIL from the coding sequence atgGGGCAAAAATCATCGCAACAGTTACCCCTGAAGGACAGCAAAGAGGTTTCTGGCGTCTGTGAGGTGGTCACTGAAGCTATAGTCCATGCAGCTCAGAAACTGAAGGAGTATCTTGGATTTGAAGATCCTCTCAGCAATCTGTGGCCAGCTTCAAATACTCTGAATGAGATCTTCTTAATCCACTTTATTACTTATTGCCAAGAAAAGGGAGTTGATGAGTGGCTCACCACCACCAAGATGACCAAGCACCAAGCTGTTCTGTTTGGTGCAGACTGGATTTGGACCTTTTGGGGATCTGATAAACAAATCAGGCTTCAGCTGGCAGTGCAGACTCTGCAGATGTCTTCTCTTCCTGCTGTGGAATCTAAGCCTTACAACTTCTCAAATCTAGAATCCAAGGCAGAGGAGTCTTCCAGGAAGAGAAGTCGATTTGATAAGCTGGAAGAGTTCTGTAACTTGATAGGAGAGGATTGTCTGGGCCTGTTTATCATCTTTGGGGTGCCCGGAAAGCCCAAAGACATCAGAGGAGTTGTCCTGGACAGTGTCAAAAGTGAGACTGTGACGGGCCATCTGCCAGGAGGGAAGGCCGTGGCACAATTTGTCCTGGACACGGAAGATTGTGTCTCCATCAGAGAGCTGATTGGGAACTGTCTGAGTAAGGAAGATGGGCTGAGAGAGATGGGCAAGGTTTATATTAGCATCCTCTGA